One genomic segment of Stigmatopora argus isolate UIUO_Sarg chromosome 1, RoL_Sarg_1.0, whole genome shotgun sequence includes these proteins:
- the ocstamp gene encoding osteoclast stimulatory transmembrane protein: MKFKAECVVKPLRTAYWRETVKSSASYLWDVYSSAKPTGQHLWTLLSLCLVLSAITGALLHHWLSKTLQYDLYGSLHTALGYGLAVWLTMFLCHPLRCVLTMTLPTVCTEQGRKLLISASVMVLMLNVIPNISLNVGAVVRSLKCTAEGFSKTLLNSSGLLNTARQEIVEEAIKVRKEDLNIVTNLRKLDHFTNVDVSEVKSRFAQMIGQVEINFSHTRKMLTQYKLLSNRILAALLVVWLVFESARYLKSYLTSVKFDNVAISKLNETRVNRKNSTILFRRLKLYCGECAPSVISLLVVTLYFTAIALIAALDYFVYHVVEVILPWLLDFPPISASISVSYKVQWFSPVFCIIPQSCITRQLTDFNKEYKWNFSPESSLCDATTSAPNAGVSMLLGCLWLMSYLLVFLEGYAKQLRRKICASFYKKQEERRAAYRMAKSRAGKDPEESILVICR, translated from the exons ATGAAGTTTAAAGCCGAGTGTGTTGTTAAGCCTCTCAG GACAGCATACTGGAGGGAGACAGTCAAGTCCTCCGCATCCTATCTATGGGATGTTTACTCTTCAGCGAAGCCCACGGGCCAGCACCTGTGGACCCTGCTTTCGCTCTGTCTTGTTCTGTCTGCCATCACTGGTGCTCTCCTCCACCACTGGCTATCCAAAACGCTGCAGTATGACCTCTACGGATCTCTTCACACGGCACTCGGGTACGGTTTGGCCGTGTGGCTGACCATGTTCCTGTGTCACCCGCTGCGCTGTGTTCTGACCATGACCCTTCCCACCGTCTGCACCGAGCAGGGTCGCAAACTCCTCATCTCCGCGTCGGTTATGGTTCTGATGCTGAATGTCATCCCCAACATCAGCCTGAATGTGGGCGCAGTTGTTCGCAGCCTAAAGTGCACCGCTGAGGGCTTCTCGAAAACCTTGTTGAACTCTTCAGGGCTCTTGAATACAGCCCGCCAAGAAATTGTGGAGGAAGCCATTAAAGTGAGGAAGGAGGATCTGAATATAGTCACCAATTTAAGGAAGTTGGATCATTTCACAAACGTGGATGTTTCTGAGGTGAAGAGCAGGTTCGCTCAGATGATTGGACAAGtagaaatcaacttttcccatacgAGGAAAATGTTAACACAGTACAAACTTCTGTCCAACAGAATTCTTGCTGCTCTTCTTGTTGTTTGGCTGGTTTTTGAATCTGCCCGTTATTTGAAATCTTATCTGACGTCCGTTAAATTTGACAACGTCGCCATTTCCAAACTAAATGAAACACGCGTCAACcgaaaaaattcaacaattttgttCAGAAGATTGAAGCTCTACTGTGGGGAATGCGCACCTAGTGTCATATCACTACTAGTGGTGACATTATATTTCACCGCAATAGCTTTAATAGCAGCTTTGGACTACTTCGTGTATCATGTAGTTGAAGTCATCCTGCCGTGGTTGCTAGATTTTCCACCCATATCTGCGAGCATCAGCGTCAGTTATAAG GTGCAGTGGTTTTCACCGGTCTTTTGCATCATCCCCCAATCCTGCATCACACGACAGTTGACAGACTTCAATAAAGAATACAAGTGGAACTTCAGCCCCGAATCGTCACTGTGTGATGCCACGACTTCAGCTCCCAACGCGGGTGTGAGCATGTTGCTCGGATGTTTGTGGCTGATGAGCTATCTCCTCGTGTTCCTTGAAGGGTACGCCAAGCAGCTGCGTAGGAAAATCTGTGCGTCCTTTTATAAAAAGCAGGAAGAGAGACGAGCGGCTTACCGTATGGCTAAAAGCCGTGCCGGAAAGGATCCAGAAGAAAGTATTTTAGTTATCTGCAGGTGA
- the LOC144085506 gene encoding T-cell receptor alpha chain V region 2B4, with protein sequence MKRQTKSRFTLFIKMLIVFYMRQSQAEVVVNCGENVDLSCSCQDSSTFLALKWYRMTGNQKRKFIISISNGIEEKADPAQRAQFSQKHSLHLPTVQPPDSATYKCAITAHVGGQNKNCVVTLLVHECVNTTTTPVTLLHTLPNYVNLTQREEDLPLMWIIVGYLVVVLAKVFVTCTSVRVIQAFCF encoded by the exons ATGAAGAGACAAACCAAGAGCCGGTTCACACTATTCATCAAG ATGCTGATTGTGTTCTACATGCGCCAAAGTCAAGCAGAGGTTGTTGTGAACTGTGGTGAAAATGTTGATCTAAGCTGTTCCTGTCAGGATAGCTCGACTTTCCTGGCTTTGAAATGGTACAGG ATGACAGGCAACCAGAAAAGAAAATTCATCATCAGCATCAGCAATGGCATTGAGGAAAAGGCCGACCCCGCTCAACGGGCCCAGTTTAGCCAGAAGCACAGTTTGCACCTACCTACGGTGCAACCCCCTGACTCTGCTACCTACAAATGTGCCATTACTGCACATGTAGGCGGACAGAATAAAAACTGTGTCGTCACCCTTCTGGTTCATG AATGTGTGAACACCACCACAACACCAGTGACGCTGCTTCACACACTTCCAAACTATGTGAACCTCACTCAACGAGAAGAGGACCTGCCACTCATGTGGATCATTGTGGGCTACTTAGTGGTCGTCTTGGCTAAAGTATTTGTCACATGCACAAGCGTTCGG GTCATTCAAGCTTTCTGTTTCTGA
- the slc13a3 gene encoding Na(+)/dicarboxylate cotransporter 3 isoform X2, with the protein MKLSVLSKKLWCVHKPLVLLITPLVFSPLLVTLPEKEGRCLYVVVLMATFWCSEALPLAVTAMLPICLFPTLGIITSKKLCPQYFLETNFLFLSGLVMASSIEEWGLHRRIALKVLSLAGVKPAWLILGMMMTSSFLSMWLSNTATTAMMLPIANAILESLFGDLESLKRKCKSIKDRDDGIAIGQSNRMDSLPSVSSEKQILSLDGMDAAEQNDSRTAEEIQSEAEYQMRVWKGFLICIPYAASIGGTATLTGTAPNLILIGQLKNYFPECDLINFGSWFAFAFPLMLLFLLLGWLWIAFIHGGLNTRLCFKKHDQRANQEAQARALIEEDYRKLGPLNFAEAAISFFFVLYAVLLFTRDPKFFTGWSVFFKKGYVSDAVTGVIIVSILFFFPSQKPSLSWWLDPKASNVPYVPLLSWKKAQESVPWNIILLLGGGFAMAQACEESGLASWIGDHLQPLAKVPPAAAMMLITAFVACFTEFASNTATIIIFLPVIAELAFHVSVNPLYFMIPATVGSSYAFMLPVSTPPNSIAFASGHLMVKDMVKTGVVMNILGLLSVTLAINTWGKTMFNLDTYPDWARPLNQTIVHMPNVTL; encoded by the exons ATGAAATTGTCTGTGCTGTCCAAGAAGTTGTGGTGCGTTCACAAACCTCTGGTGCTCCTGATAACTCCTCTGGTTTTTTCACCTTTACTAGTGACCTTGCCCGAAAAG GAGGGAAGATGTCTTTACGTGGTGGTGCTCATGGCTACCTTTTGGTGCTCCGAGGCGCTCCCCCTCGCCGTCACCGCGATGCTACCCATTTGCCTCTTTCCGACACTGGGGATCATTACATCCAAAAAACTTTGTCCTCAATACTTCCTGGAAACCAACTTTCTCTTCTTAAGCGGCCTGGTAATGGCGTCATCCATTGAGGAGTGGGGCCTCCATCGCAGAATAGCATTGAAGGTCCTCAGCCTAGCGGGAGTGAAACCAGCCTG GCTCATACTGGGCATGATGATGACTTCGTCCTTCCTGTCCATGTGGCTCAGCAACACAGCCACGACAGCCATGATGCTCCCCATCGCTAATGCCATCCTGGAGAGTCTCTTCGGGGATCTGGAGAGCCTCAAGCGGAAATGCAAGTCGATCAAGGATCGAGATGATGGCATTGCTATTg GTCAATCCAATAGGATGGATTCGCTTCCCTCAGTGTCCTCAGAGAAACAAATATTGTCCCTTGATGG GATGGACGCAGCAGAGCAGAATGACTCAAGGACCGCCGAAGAGATCCAATCAGAGGCGGAATATCAGATGAGagtgtggaaaggtttcctaaTCTGCATTCCTTATGCGGCCAGTATCGGTGGGACCGCCACACTGACTGGAACTGCACCTAACCTCATCCTGATTGGACAACTCAAAAA ctaTTTTCCAGAGTGTGATCTTATCAATTTTGGCTCTTGGTTTGCATTTGCATTCCCGCTGATGCTTTTGTTCCTTCTTTTGGGTTGGCTATGGATCGCTTTCATCCACGGAGGCTTGAACACACG CTTGTGCTTCAAGAAACATGACCAAAGAGCAAACCAAGAGGCCCAAGCACGTGCTCTCATTGAAGAGGACTACAGAAAACTCGGGCCCTTAAA TTTTGCAGAGGCAGCTATCTCTTTCTTCTTTGTCCTGTACGCGGTTCTGTTGTTCACTAGGGATCCCAAATTCTTCACTGGCTGGTctgtgttttttaagaaagg CTACGTGTCAGACGCAGTCACTGGTGTGATCATCGTTTCCATATTATTTTTCTTCCCCTCGCAGAAGCCTTCCCTTAGCTGGTGGCTGGACCCTAAAG CTTCCAACGTGCCATACGTTCCTCTACTATCATGGAAGAAAGCCCAGGAGTCGGTTCCTTGGAATATCATCTTGTTGCTAGGAGGAGGATTTGCCATGGCGCAAGCGTGCGAG GAATCCGGATTGGCCTCCTGGATTGGGGACCACCTCCAGCCTCTGGCCAAGGTTCCTCCCGCCGCGGCCATGATGTTGATCACAGCCTTTGTGGCCTGTTTCACTGAGTTTGCCAGCAACACGGCCACTATTATCATCTTCTTACCAGTCATAGCCGAACTC GCATTTCACGTGTCCGTCAACCCTCTGTACTTCATGATCCCTGCAACTGTCGGGAGTTCATACGCTTTCATGCTTCCAGTGTCAACGCCGCCCAACTCCATCGCCTTTGCATCTGGTCATCTCATGGTTAAAGACATG GTGAAAACTGGCGTTGTCATGAATATCTTGGGTCTCCTATCAGTCACACTTGCCATAAACACCTGGGGGAAAACCATGTTCAACCTTGACACCTACCCTGACTGGGCTCGACCTCTAAATCAGACTATCGTTCACATGCCAAATGTTACTCTCTGA
- the LOC144084882 gene encoding transmembrane protein 198-like: protein MAFVVVEATDEPLARLDECVLEINCSREVVPTVVCFVWLLVGLIYCFLGYRCFKLIVFFSGFLSGSALVLWLYHTQPLPEAHAWAETKAGIILGVGVFCGMASLLLTTLGLLLCSLQLGCLLCCAVLVLVSQFYTIVPTWVPFIAIAAAGVPAVVLALRWQRLFVITYTSAFGATAVMLCVDYFVGALMLLDQVNDIVSQTSPLPFCWFNWATTAVGPFLGATGMLAQWKCTAQKESAHPKKKDHAKKYKYSECRRRPQHNRQRRPPLLKRYTGDVLAPSHLKSLRERQEGKGSFSSSFMVPLNAASPACMV from the exons ATGGCATTCGTGGTCGTCGAGGCTACTGACGAGCCCCTTGCTCGGCTGGATGAATGTGTTTTGGAGATAAACTGCAGCCGTGAAGTGGTCCCCACTGTTGTCTGCTTCGTCTGGCTATTAGTGGGCTTGATCTACTGCTTCTTGG GGTACCGCTGTTTTAAGCTGATCGTCTTCTTTTCCGGTTTCCTGTCTGGATCAGCATTAGTCCTCTGGCTCTATCATACCCAGCCTTTACCAGAAGCCCACGCATGGGCCGAGACCAAAGCCGGGATCATCCTGGGTGTCGGGGTGTTCTGCGGCATGGCGAGCCTGTTACTGACCACCCTGGGTCTGCTCCTGTGCAGTCTCCAATTGGGCTGCTTGCTCTGCTGCGCCGTCCTGGTGCTGGTTAGCCAGTTCTACACCATCGTGCCCACGTGGGTGCCCTTCATTGCCATCGCTGCTGCCGGCGTTCCCGCGGTTGTTCTTGCACTGCGGTGGCAAAGACTCTTTGTCATTACATACACATCTGCATTCGGAGCTACTGCTGTGATGCTGTGCGTGGATTACTTTGTGGGCGCCCTCATGCTCCTTGATCAAGTTAATGATATAGTTAGTCAAACGTCCCCACTTCCATTCTGCTGGTTCAACTGGGCCACCACTGCCGTCGGCCCATTTCTCGGCGCGACTGGCATGTTGGCACAGTGGAAGTGTACTGCTCAAAAAGAAT CTGCGCACCCGAAAAAGAAGGATCATGCCAAAAAGTATAAATACTCAGAGTGCAGAAGAAGGCCTCAACATAACCGTCAACGGAGGCCTCCGCTCTTAAAACGCTATACTGGGGATGTCCTCGCGCCG AGTCATCTCAAGAGCCTGCGGGAGCGCCAGGAGGGAAAGGGCTCGTTCAGCAGCAGCTTCATGGTGCCTTTAAATGCAGCCTCACCAGCTTGTATGGTGTGA
- the LOC144072522 gene encoding thyrotropin-releasing hormone receptor: MENFTTGAHNVTRAAKLSRMPQNPLEEQVVTIFLTLLICGPGIAGNIMVVLVVFRTKHMVTPTNCYLVSLAMADLLVLLTAGLPNISDVVAYWIYGYAGCVCITYLQYLGINVSSCSITAFTIERYIAICHSIKAQLICTVSRAKKIIAAVWIFTALYCIMWFFLVDTDETVYTDGVVVTCGYRVSRSFYMPIYFLDFTLFYVIPLALAMVLYGLIARILFMSPLPSHLHDRGSVHRGRSGNTKKVHRGAVSTRKQITKMLAAVVILFAILWLPYRTLVVLNSFYDPPYHNTWFLLFCRMCIYTNSAINPIVYNLMSQKFRAAFKKLCRCSRRHNEEVVEYKVPVYYSVIKDSSRESNEPITEQEEINEWTIKRFILGDKKA, encoded by the exons ATGGAGAACTTTACAACCGGTGCCCATAATGTCACACGGGCCGCAAAGCTGAGCAGAATGCCTCAGAACCCCTTAGAAGAGCAAGTGGTAACCATATTCCTGACGCTGCTTATCTGTGGACCGGGGATTGCCGGGAACATCATGGTGGTTCTGGTGGTGTTTCGGACCAAGCACATGGTGACACCGACCAACTGCTACTTGGTGAGCCTGGCAATGGCTGACCTCTTGGTGCTCTTGACCGCGGGCTTGCCCAACATCTCCGATGTGGTGGCATACTGGATTTACGGCTACGCGGGATGTGTGTGTATCACCTACCTGCAGTACCTGGGCATCAACGTGTCCTCTTGCTCCATTACCGCGTTCACCATCGAACGATACATCGCCATTTGTCACTCCATCAAAGCTCAGCTCATATGCACCGTGTCGCGAGCCAAGAAAATCATCGCCGCTGTGTGGATCTTCACCGCCCTTTATTGTATTATGTGGTTCTTTTTGGTGGACACCGATGAAACCGTCTACACCGACGGCGTGGTGGTCACCTGCGGATACCGGGTGTCCAGGAGCTTCTACATGCCAATCTACTTCCTGGACTTCACTTTGTTCTACGTGATCCCACTTGCCTTGGCCATGGTGCTTTATGGCCTCATCGCAAGGATACTCTTCATGAGCCCTCTGCCCTCGCATCTCCATGACAGGGGCTCGGTACATCGAGGACGATCTGGTAACACCAAGAAGGTCCATAGGGGGGCTGTCTCTACCAGGAAACAG ATAACAAAGATGCTAGCTGCAGTGGTCATCCTCTTCGCCATCCTCTGGCTGCCTTACCGCACGCTGGTCGTGCTCAATTCCTTCTACGACCCTCCTTATCACAACACGTGGTTCCTGCTCTTCTGCAGGATGTGCATCTACACCAACAGCGCCATCAACCCCATCGTTTACAACCTCATGTCCCAGAAGTTTAGAGCCGCCTTCAAGAAGCTCTGCAGGTGCAGTCGTCGTCACAATGAGGAGGTTGTGGAATACAAAGTTCCCGTGTATTACAGCGTGATCAAAGATTCGTCCCGGGAGAGCAATGAGCCCATCACGGAGCAAGAGGAGATCAACGAATGGACCATTAAAAGGTTCATTTTGGGGGATAAAAAAGcataa
- the slc13a3 gene encoding Na(+)/dicarboxylate cotransporter 3 isoform X1 — MKLSVLSKKLWCVHKPLVLLITPLVFSPLLVTLPEKEGRCLYVVVLMATFWCSEALPLAVTAMLPICLFPTLGIITSKKLCPQYFLETNFLFLSGLVMASSIEEWGLHRRIALKVLSLAGVKPAWLILGMMMTSSFLSMWLSNTATTAMMLPIANAILESLFGDLESLKRKCKSIKDRDDGIAIGQSNRMDSLPSVSSEKQILSLDGMDAAEQNDSRTAEEIQSEAEYQMRVWKGFLICIPYAASIGGTATLTGTAPNLILIGQLKNYFPECDLINFGSWFAFAFPLMLLFLLLGWLWIAFIHGGLNTRLCFKKHDQRANQEAQARALIEEDYRKLGPLNSFHFSFAEAAISFFFVLYAVLLFTRDPKFFTGWSVFFKKGYVSDAVTGVIIVSILFFFPSQKPSLSWWLDPKASNVPYVPLLSWKKAQESVPWNIILLLGGGFAMAQACEESGLASWIGDHLQPLAKVPPAAAMMLITAFVACFTEFASNTATIIIFLPVIAELAFHVSVNPLYFMIPATVGSSYAFMLPVSTPPNSIAFASGHLMVKDMVKTGVVMNILGLLSVTLAINTWGKTMFNLDTYPDWARPLNQTIVHMPNVTL, encoded by the exons ATGAAATTGTCTGTGCTGTCCAAGAAGTTGTGGTGCGTTCACAAACCTCTGGTGCTCCTGATAACTCCTCTGGTTTTTTCACCTTTACTAGTGACCTTGCCCGAAAAG GAGGGAAGATGTCTTTACGTGGTGGTGCTCATGGCTACCTTTTGGTGCTCCGAGGCGCTCCCCCTCGCCGTCACCGCGATGCTACCCATTTGCCTCTTTCCGACACTGGGGATCATTACATCCAAAAAACTTTGTCCTCAATACTTCCTGGAAACCAACTTTCTCTTCTTAAGCGGCCTGGTAATGGCGTCATCCATTGAGGAGTGGGGCCTCCATCGCAGAATAGCATTGAAGGTCCTCAGCCTAGCGGGAGTGAAACCAGCCTG GCTCATACTGGGCATGATGATGACTTCGTCCTTCCTGTCCATGTGGCTCAGCAACACAGCCACGACAGCCATGATGCTCCCCATCGCTAATGCCATCCTGGAGAGTCTCTTCGGGGATCTGGAGAGCCTCAAGCGGAAATGCAAGTCGATCAAGGATCGAGATGATGGCATTGCTATTg GTCAATCCAATAGGATGGATTCGCTTCCCTCAGTGTCCTCAGAGAAACAAATATTGTCCCTTGATGG GATGGACGCAGCAGAGCAGAATGACTCAAGGACCGCCGAAGAGATCCAATCAGAGGCGGAATATCAGATGAGagtgtggaaaggtttcctaaTCTGCATTCCTTATGCGGCCAGTATCGGTGGGACCGCCACACTGACTGGAACTGCACCTAACCTCATCCTGATTGGACAACTCAAAAA ctaTTTTCCAGAGTGTGATCTTATCAATTTTGGCTCTTGGTTTGCATTTGCATTCCCGCTGATGCTTTTGTTCCTTCTTTTGGGTTGGCTATGGATCGCTTTCATCCACGGAGGCTTGAACACACG CTTGTGCTTCAAGAAACATGACCAAAGAGCAAACCAAGAGGCCCAAGCACGTGCTCTCATTGAAGAGGACTACAGAAAACTCGGGCCCTTAAA CTCATTTCATTTTAGTTTTGCAGAGGCAGCTATCTCTTTCTTCTTTGTCCTGTACGCGGTTCTGTTGTTCACTAGGGATCCCAAATTCTTCACTGGCTGGTctgtgttttttaagaaagg CTACGTGTCAGACGCAGTCACTGGTGTGATCATCGTTTCCATATTATTTTTCTTCCCCTCGCAGAAGCCTTCCCTTAGCTGGTGGCTGGACCCTAAAG CTTCCAACGTGCCATACGTTCCTCTACTATCATGGAAGAAAGCCCAGGAGTCGGTTCCTTGGAATATCATCTTGTTGCTAGGAGGAGGATTTGCCATGGCGCAAGCGTGCGAG GAATCCGGATTGGCCTCCTGGATTGGGGACCACCTCCAGCCTCTGGCCAAGGTTCCTCCCGCCGCGGCCATGATGTTGATCACAGCCTTTGTGGCCTGTTTCACTGAGTTTGCCAGCAACACGGCCACTATTATCATCTTCTTACCAGTCATAGCCGAACTC GCATTTCACGTGTCCGTCAACCCTCTGTACTTCATGATCCCTGCAACTGTCGGGAGTTCATACGCTTTCATGCTTCCAGTGTCAACGCCGCCCAACTCCATCGCCTTTGCATCTGGTCATCTCATGGTTAAAGACATG GTGAAAACTGGCGTTGTCATGAATATCTTGGGTCTCCTATCAGTCACACTTGCCATAAACACCTGGGGGAAAACCATGTTCAACCTTGACACCTACCCTGACTGGGCTCGACCTCTAAATCAGACTATCGTTCACATGCCAAATGTTACTCTCTGA
- the pym1 gene encoding partner of Y14 and mago — protein sequence MATPYVTDESGKYIAATQRPDGTWRKPRRVKQGYVPQEEVPVYENKYVKFFKNKPGLPPGLSASDAEPAKQQQQKGCSDGDAAGLSKSAKRNMKRKEKRKQQQEELEESPADVATLADAVENVSISASGEVAEDSSSLEKAKKIKNMKKKLRQVDELQQKVDSGEIKQLTQEQLEKLARAKTLRDELQQLERLS from the exons ATGGCGACCCCCTATGTTACAGATGAATCTG GAAAATACATTGCAGCCACACAGCGACCGGACGGCACGTGGAGGAAACCGCGGCGGGTGAAGCAAGGCTACGTCCCCCAAGAGGAGGTCCCTGT ATATGAAAACAAATATGTGAAGTTCTTCAAGAACAAACCAGGTCTTCCGCCAGGCTTGAGCGCTTCGGATGCCGAGCCCGCAAAGCAACAGCAGCAGAAGGGGTGCTCAGACGGCGACGCCGCCGGTCTCTCAAAGTCGGCCAAACGCAACATGAAACGTAAAGAAAAGCGAAAACAGCAGCAAGAGGAGCTGGAGGAGAGTCCGGCGGACGTGGCCACTCTCGCCGATGCTGTTGAGAATGTGAGCATTTCGGCGAGTGGGGAAGTTGCCGAGGATTCCAGCTCGTTGGAGAAAGCCAAGAAAATTAAGAATATGAAGAAGAAGCTGCGTCAGGTGGACGAGTTGCAGCAAAAGGTGGACTCAGGGGAAATAAAGCAGCTGACGCAAGAGCAGTTGGAAAAGTTGGCCCGGGCAAAAACTCTACGAGACGAGCTGCAGCAGCTGGAGCGCCTCTCGTGA